The following proteins come from a genomic window of Flavobacterium eburneipallidum:
- a CDS encoding FAD:protein FMN transferase, with protein sequence MSIKQKIIFILLILCTFPSHSQVLRKRTTMLMGGRFDITIVAIDSLAAEQNIDEVIGEISRIENLISDWKSTSQVSEVNQNAGIRPVKVDKEVFELTKRAIQFSEITNGAFDISFAAMDRIWKFDGSMTEMPSAEAIKKSVEKVGYKNIILDSINSTIFLKLKGMKIGFGALGEGYATNKCQEMMLAKGIQSGIVNGSGDMSTWGKQPNGKPWNIGITNPFKTDKLIAIVPLEEKAVTTSGSYEKFVILDGKRYSHIINPATGYPATGLCSVSVFGPNAETANGLSTSLMVLGKEKGLILLEKFPNYSCLMITDDGKVVKSKNFRIKKFKAKF encoded by the coding sequence ATGTCAATTAAACAAAAAATCATCTTTATTCTTTTAATCTTGTGCACTTTCCCAAGTCACAGCCAAGTCTTGCGAAAAAGAACCACTATGCTAATGGGTGGACGTTTTGACATTACCATTGTAGCCATAGATTCATTAGCAGCAGAACAAAATATTGATGAAGTTATTGGTGAAATCAGCCGAATAGAAAATTTAATCTCCGACTGGAAATCGACTTCCCAAGTATCGGAAGTAAATCAAAATGCGGGAATTCGCCCAGTAAAAGTCGATAAAGAAGTTTTCGAATTAACAAAAAGAGCCATTCAATTTTCTGAAATTACTAATGGTGCTTTTGACATCAGCTTTGCCGCAATGGACAGAATCTGGAAATTTGATGGGTCTATGACCGAAATGCCTTCAGCGGAAGCCATAAAAAAATCAGTAGAAAAAGTAGGCTATAAAAACATTATTCTGGATAGCATCAACTCGACCATTTTCCTGAAATTAAAAGGAATGAAAATTGGATTTGGTGCTTTGGGAGAAGGATATGCGACTAACAAATGTCAGGAAATGATGCTTGCCAAAGGAATTCAATCCGGAATTGTAAATGGCTCTGGCGATATGAGTACCTGGGGAAAACAACCTAACGGAAAACCTTGGAATATTGGCATTACAAACCCTTTCAAAACCGATAAACTAATTGCCATTGTTCCTCTTGAAGAAAAGGCAGTAACCACATCGGGAAGCTATGAAAAATTTGTAATCCTTGATGGCAAACGCTATTCGCACATCATCAATCCAGCGACGGGTTATCCTGCAACTGGATTATGTAGCGTAAGTGTTTTTGGTCCAAATGCTGAAACTGCGAATGGTTTGAGTACTTCGCTCATGGTTTTAGGAAAAGAAAAAGGTTTGATTTTACTCGAAAAATTTCCTAATTATAGCTGCTTAATGATTACCGATGATGGAAAAGTAGTCAAATCGAAAAACTTTAGGATTAAGAAATTCAAAGCCAAATTCTAA
- a CDS encoding ankyrin repeat domain-containing protein → MKKNIFISFALASTLFVSAQQKNSLLDQSFWKTSPDVATVQAEIAKGNNPSASTANLFDAVVMAINSDAPTATIKFLLEQPGNTVNKPTHDNRIYLHWASGKGNLEIVQYLIDKGSEINLEDSHSSFPITAAAVNGVSNTAVYEALFKAGVDPKKKYKDGANLLLLSIASDKDLKLATYFATKGMSIKDVDDNGNTAINYVARTGNIALIKTLLEKGVKHNDNALLFAAQGSRRDSNTLETYKYLVEDLKIKPTATSKNGETVLHFLVSKPNQSDIINYFLAKDVDANKADNEGNTPLMIAAAGRDTQALQQLLPLVKNNNTQNGKGETALSIAVKSGSPEAVTLLLNNGADAKTIDKDGNNLGFYLVQSYRPQMMGGMGMGRNPESSNAPKQDPFAAKIKLLQDKGLNLATPQKDGNSLYHIAIIKNDLTLLKKLADLNIDINLKNKDGLTVLHKAAMISKDDAILKYLVSIGAKKEITTEFEETTYALAKENESLTKNKTDIEFLK, encoded by the coding sequence ATGAAAAAAAACATTTTCATTTCTTTTGCACTAGCATCAACTTTATTCGTTAGTGCACAGCAAAAAAACAGCCTTTTAGATCAATCTTTTTGGAAAACATCACCAGATGTAGCAACTGTTCAAGCTGAGATAGCAAAAGGGAATAATCCATCTGCATCAACCGCTAATTTATTTGATGCTGTTGTTATGGCAATCAATAGCGATGCTCCAACAGCGACTATTAAATTCTTGTTAGAACAACCTGGAAATACGGTAAATAAACCAACCCATGATAACCGTATTTATCTACATTGGGCTTCTGGAAAAGGGAATTTAGAAATTGTACAATATTTAATTGACAAAGGTTCAGAAATTAATTTAGAAGACAGTCACAGTAGTTTCCCAATTACAGCTGCTGCTGTTAATGGTGTTAGCAATACTGCGGTTTACGAGGCTCTTTTTAAAGCAGGAGTTGACCCAAAGAAAAAGTACAAAGACGGAGCGAACTTATTGCTTTTGTCTATTGCATCGGACAAAGACTTAAAACTGGCTACTTATTTTGCAACCAAAGGAATGTCTATCAAAGATGTGGATGACAACGGGAATACAGCCATAAATTATGTTGCAAGAACAGGAAATATTGCTTTAATCAAGACGCTTTTAGAAAAAGGAGTAAAACACAATGACAACGCATTACTTTTTGCAGCTCAAGGTTCTCGTAGAGATTCCAACACTCTTGAAACTTATAAATACTTGGTAGAAGACTTAAAAATAAAACCAACAGCTACTAGTAAAAACGGAGAAACCGTACTTCATTTTTTAGTGAGCAAACCCAACCAAAGTGACATCATCAATTACTTTCTGGCTAAAGATGTAGATGCAAACAAAGCCGACAACGAAGGAAATACACCATTGATGATTGCTGCTGCAGGTAGAGATACTCAAGCATTACAACAATTATTGCCACTTGTAAAAAATAACAATACACAAAATGGAAAAGGAGAAACAGCTTTATCAATAGCAGTAAAATCAGGAAGTCCAGAAGCTGTGACACTACTTTTAAACAATGGTGCCGATGCAAAAACAATTGATAAAGACGGAAATAATTTAGGTTTTTATTTAGTACAATCCTATCGTCCGCAAATGATGGGTGGAATGGGAATGGGTCGTAATCCAGAATCTTCTAACGCTCCTAAACAAGATCCTTTTGCTGCCAAAATAAAATTATTGCAGGACAAGGGATTAAATTTGGCAACTCCTCAAAAAGACGGAAACAGCTTGTATCACATTGCCATCATCAAAAACGATTTAACTTTGCTTAAGAAACTTGCCGATTTAAACATTGACATCAATCTCAAAAACAAAGATGGTTTAACCGTTTTGCACAAAGCTGCGATGATTTCTAAAGACGATGCTATCTTGAAATACTTGGTTTCTATTGGAGCCAAAAAAGAAATTACCACTGAATTTGAGGAAACGACTTATGCTTTGGCAAAAGAGAATGAGTCGTTAACGAAAAACAAAACCGATATCGAATTTTTAAAATAA
- a CDS encoding PepSY domain-containing protein, producing the protein MTLSFWRYSHLALALFSAVFLLLASVTGVILAVDAVQEKIPPYQVANFDSITLEETLPILRKEYLEITELSVDHNQFVTLQGIDQKDNDVNAYIDPRTGKILGEPIKKSEFIKWTTALHRSLFLKETGRFIVGFISFLLVLISISGFVLVLKRQRGIRNFFSKVIKEYFAQYYHVLLGRLALIPILIIALTGTYLTLEKFNFFIEKTDTDEKTEVVKPTPISQKDNASFFKNTLLADVQKIEFPFSDDPEEYYIIKLKDREIEVNQITGAVISESHSPIKTQLADLSLDLHTGRTNVIWAIILGIASLNILFFIYSGFAMTLKRRASRIKNKHKAEESKFILLVGSENGSTLRFVNAIYKQLLAHGEKVFVTELNNYTTYPKAEHLIILASTHGLGDPPSNGTKFISLANQIEQKQKIKVSVVGFGSKAYPDFCGYARQIDTLLAEQNWAERILELQTVNDKSADEFVNWVKLWSEKTGISLCATPSLYNHVPKGLQKLMVLDKTLISDTEHTFLLTLRANSRTQFTSGDLLAIYPANDTRERLYSIGSHSGNVQLVVKLHPQGLGSGFLYNVEVGSIIKARIIKNPAFHLPKNASKIALISNGTGIAPFLGMIEQNKKKTEIHLYSGFRQATETVLGYEKFAMEMIQKHHLKNFQLALSREVNHHYVMDLIQLDADFFVDLLTNGGVIMICGSLAMQKDVETILDKLLSQTDLTISDYKVRAQVLTDCY; encoded by the coding sequence ATGACTCTCTCTTTTTGGCGTTACTCTCACTTGGCTTTGGCTCTATTTTCGGCTGTATTTTTGCTATTAGCATCGGTAACGGGTGTCATTCTCGCTGTGGATGCGGTACAGGAAAAAATCCCACCTTATCAAGTAGCCAATTTTGATAGCATAACGCTGGAAGAAACTTTGCCAATTCTTCGAAAAGAATATCTGGAAATAACTGAATTGAGTGTCGATCACAACCAATTTGTAACCCTACAAGGAATTGATCAGAAGGATAATGATGTAAACGCCTATATTGACCCAAGAACTGGGAAAATATTAGGAGAACCTATTAAAAAAAGTGAGTTTATCAAATGGACCACTGCGCTTCATCGTTCTTTATTCTTAAAAGAAACAGGACGTTTTATTGTGGGCTTTATCTCTTTTCTTTTAGTTTTAATTTCCATTTCAGGATTTGTTCTAGTTTTAAAGAGACAAAGAGGAATACGCAATTTCTTTTCGAAAGTAATTAAAGAATATTTTGCTCAATATTATCATGTTCTTTTGGGAAGATTAGCATTAATTCCCATTCTAATAATTGCTCTTACGGGAACGTATTTAACATTAGAAAAGTTCAATTTCTTCATCGAAAAAACGGATACTGATGAAAAAACCGAAGTAGTAAAACCAACACCCATTTCACAAAAAGACAATGCTTCTTTTTTCAAAAACACACTTTTAGCCGATGTTCAGAAAATTGAATTTCCTTTTTCAGACGATCCAGAGGAATATTACATCATCAAATTAAAAGACCGTGAAATTGAAGTCAATCAAATTACTGGAGCCGTAATAAGTGAATCGCATTCACCAATAAAAACCCAATTAGCCGATTTGAGTTTGGATTTGCACACCGGTCGTACCAATGTAATTTGGGCTATAATTCTTGGTATTGCGAGTTTGAATATCCTGTTTTTTATCTACTCTGGTTTTGCAATGACTTTAAAAAGAAGAGCAAGCCGTATCAAAAACAAACACAAAGCCGAAGAAAGCAAATTCATTCTGTTAGTGGGTTCTGAAAACGGAAGTACCTTACGATTTGTTAATGCCATTTACAAACAATTATTGGCTCACGGAGAAAAGGTTTTCGTCACCGAATTGAATAATTATACCACTTATCCAAAAGCAGAACATCTGATTATTTTGGCATCCACTCACGGATTAGGAGACCCACCGTCTAATGGAACTAAATTCATATCACTTGCCAATCAAATTGAACAAAAGCAAAAAATCAAAGTTTCAGTTGTAGGTTTTGGGTCAAAAGCGTATCCTGATTTTTGCGGTTATGCTCGTCAAATTGATACTTTATTGGCAGAACAAAATTGGGCAGAACGCATTTTAGAATTACAAACCGTAAACGACAAATCGGCTGATGAGTTTGTAAATTGGGTGAAACTTTGGAGTGAGAAAACAGGAATTTCGCTTTGTGCTACCCCATCATTATACAATCACGTTCCCAAAGGTTTGCAAAAACTGATGGTATTAGACAAAACTCTCATTTCTGACACGGAACACACTTTTTTATTAACGCTTCGGGCAAATAGCAGAACCCAATTCACTTCGGGAGATTTATTGGCTATTTATCCAGCAAACGATACCAGAGAACGTCTCTACTCTATCGGTAGTCATTCTGGAAATGTACAATTAGTGGTAAAATTACATCCTCAAGGATTGGGTTCAGGCTTTTTATACAATGTAGAAGTGGGTTCGATTATCAAAGCCCGAATTATTAAAAATCCTGCTTTTCATTTACCAAAAAATGCCTCTAAAATTGCTCTAATTTCAAACGGAACGGGTATTGCTCCTTTCCTTGGAATGATCGAACAAAACAAGAAAAAAACCGAAATACATCTCTACAGTGGATTTAGACAAGCTACTGAAACGGTTTTAGGCTATGAGAAATTTGCTATGGAAATGATTCAAAAACACCATCTTAAAAATTTTCAATTGGCTTTATCCCGCGAAGTGAATCATCATTATGTGATGGATTTAATTCAACTTGATGCTGATTTTTTTGTAGATTTACTGACTAATGGAGGAGTTATCATGATTTGCGGTTCATTGGCCATGCAAAAAGACGTAGAAACTATTCTGGATAAACTTCTTTCTCAAACAGATTTGACTATTTCAGATTATAAAGTCAGAGCCCAAGTGTTGACGGATTGTTATTAA
- a CDS encoding DUF2271 domain-containing protein gives MKSILKIAFTTALICLLSFQATAQTSKYKCMLQMSNYVGEGAYVVVSLINAKGEYEKTLYAMGDDKKWYNTVKEWHKFQTKKKENLSAKTGASVTGGDRSITTFEIEDSKINKGYKLRFESAVEDNKYYANDVEIPLTTDGLAAKTDGKGYIRYVRLNKI, from the coding sequence ATGAAATCAATACTAAAAATAGCTTTTACAACTGCACTAATCTGCCTTTTATCCTTTCAAGCCACAGCACAAACAAGCAAGTATAAATGTATGCTTCAAATGTCAAACTACGTAGGCGAAGGTGCTTATGTGGTCGTTTCGCTTATCAATGCCAAAGGCGAATACGAAAAAACATTGTACGCAATGGGCGATGACAAAAAATGGTACAATACTGTCAAAGAATGGCACAAGTTTCAAACCAAAAAGAAAGAAAATTTGAGTGCTAAAACAGGTGCGTCAGTAACTGGTGGAGACCGTAGTATCACTACATTTGAAATAGAAGATTCAAAAATCAACAAAGGCTATAAATTAAGATTCGAATCAGCTGTTGAAGACAATAAATACTATGCAAATGATGTTGAAATTCCATTAACAACAGATGGTCTTGCTGCAAAAACAGATGGAAAAGGCTATATTCGCTACGTAAGATTGAATAAAATCTAA